The nucleotide window GTCGTGTGAAGCTGTCACTGTGTTGCGTGGACTGACAGCGCTGCTCGTCGCGCTCCTCGCAGTCGGTGCCGTCGCCGGCGTGGCGTCACCCGCCCCGGCCCCGACGGCTGGCGAGACGAACGCGACAGAGACGACCGACGGTAAGGCCCCGACGGCTGGCGAGACGAACGCGACAGAGACGACCGACGAGGAGACACTGACGGCCGGCGGGACGAACGCGACGACCGTGGTCGCCGACGAGACACCGACGACCGGAGCGGCGAGTGGACCCACCGAGGCGACGGTCGTGACAGCCGCGACTGCGACCGCGACGAGAACGGCCGACGCCGTGATCGAGCAACGGGTGACGCTCTCGCTGACGCCGGCGACGCCCGGCCGGATCAGGGTGCAGTACGGCTACGAGTTTCCGTCGTACCTGGGGGAGTTCCGGGTTCGACTGTCGAACCGGACGACCCTCCAGTCGGCGACCGGGTTCGACCGGTCGAACGGGCAGTACGTCTGGGACGGGACGAGCGACCCCACGATCACGGTGACGTACGCGGCCAACCGGACGGCCCGCGAGACGGGCTCCGAGGCGTCGGCCGCAGACGGCGACCACGGGTTCCTGTTCACCGACCGTGGGCCGTGGGCGCTCGTCCAGGTGCCCGGCTACGAGGCGGCCTGGCGCTACGAGCGGGGCCGCGAGCCGCCGGAACTCGTCCAGCGTGTCCGGACGGACGGCCCCGGCGTCGCCGGCACGAAGGTGGCGTTCCTCGGCGCGCACACGGTCCACGAACGAGTGGCACACGGGCAACGACTGCGGCTGGTCGTCCCGGGGGCGGCGACGCTCCGCCCGTCGCCGACGGCGGTGTTGAACGCCACGGCGACCGCGAGCGACGCGCTCCGGGTCGGCGACCGCGACGAGTCCGTCTGGCTGTTCGCGGCGCCGACGAGCGTCGACTGGGCCGTCCGCGGGCTCCAGACCGGGCCGACGGACGCCTGGGTCCAGGCCGACACGCCGGTGACGACGCCCGACAACGTCTGGATCCACGAGTACGTCCACACCCGGCAGTCGTTCACCCCCGCGAGCGAGACGGCGTGGCTGACGGAGGGGTCGGCGGACTACTACGCGGCGGCGCTGTCGCTGCGGGCCGGTACCGTCGAGTTCGACGCCGTCGCCGACACGCTCCGGCGTGGTCGGGCGCCACGAGTCGGCGACACGGTGCTCACCCGACCGGAGACGTGGGGCCAGTACGGCGCCTACCACGTCGGCGCACTCGTCGCCGGCGAGCTCGACCGTCGGCTACGGGCCGACGGTGACTCTCTCGACACGGTCCTGGCGGCCGCCAACGCCGCCGACGACACGTTCACGCCAGCCGACTTGGAGGCGACGCTGTCGGCCGCCGGCGACGACGACCTCGTCGCGGCCGCGACCCGCTACACCACCACGACGGAGCGACCGACGGTGTGGAACCGGTCCGTCCACGCGGCGACGTTCGGCGGCGTCGCCGCCTTCGAGACGGCGACGACCACACGTGTCGCCGGTCCGTACCGCGAGGGCCCGCTGTCGTCACCCGTGGTCACGGGCGAGACGGTCGTCGTCGACACCCGGGTGCAGAACACCGGCGACACGGCCGGCGACTACCGGCTCGTCGTGAGTGTGGACGGCGTCCGGACGGGAACTCGGACGGGCCGACTCCGCCCCGGGGAGTCGACGACCGTCACCGTGAACCGGACGTTCGAGACCGCCGGTGACCACACCGTCGTCGTCGGCGACGAACGCGTGACAGTCTCGGTCCGGACGCCGGCGAGCCCCCGCGTCGACGAGCTCACTGTCCCGTCGCAGGTCGCCGTGGGCGACGAGATTCCGGTCCGTGTCGGCGTGTCGAACCCGATGTCGTACCCTGCCGTCGGCAACGTCACCGTCGCCGTCGACGGCCGGGCGACGGCGACCCGCCGGGTGACGCTCCCGCCGAACGGGACGGCGACGCTCTCGGTAGCCGTCGCGGCGCCGGACGGCGGCGACCCGACGATCACCGCCGGCAACCGGACGGCGACCGTGACGGTGACGACACCGACACCGACGAGCTCTCCGACGGCGACGAGGGGAACGCCACGGGCGACCAGAACGCCACAGAGGACACCGACGGCGGAGACGACCGTGCCGGCCGGGACGGCGACCTCGTCGCCGTCGGCCGGCACGACACGCTCTGCGGCGCCCGTGCTCGGTGTGGCCGGGACACTCCTCGCTGTGGCACTGGCGGTCGTGGCGGTGTGGCGCCGCCGAGCGTGAGGTAGCGTCGGCTAGAACGGAGCGTCCTCGGTGCCGTCGGGCGAGGCGGCCGTGTCGGCCTCGGCCAGCGGGCCGTCCCAGGCCTCCAGCCCGCCCGCGAGGCTCTCGACGGTCGCGTCGGCCGACCCCTCGAACGAGCCGATCAGTCGTGCGGCCCGGACGCTCGCCTTCCCGTGTGGACACACCGTGACGACGTGGTCGGCGCCCGCGAGGTCGGCGACGCGATCCGGCAGCGCCTCCAACGGGACGTTCTCTGCGCCGGGGATGTGTCCACGCCGGAACGACCGCGGGTTCCTGATGTCGACGATCCGGCGATCGGTGTCGTCGCCGTCGTCGAGACACTCGGCCAGCTCGCTCGGCTCGATTTCGCCGTCCATACCGGTTGCTGGGACGCCCCCGACAAGAGCCCGTCGTCACGAGGAGGCGGTGCCGTCACCGTCCTCCACTCTCGGAGTCACAACAGTCCCTCGTCGGCCGCGAGCAACACCCCTTCGACGGTGGCGTCGTTCGCCGGCTGCTCGCGGGCCACCGCGACCGCCTCCGACACGGGGACGCTCCGCGGCGTCAGGAACTCGTTGTCGTCGAGTTCCTGGCCGACCGGCTCCAGCCCCTCCGCGAACACGAACCCCCGCTTGTGTCGGAGCAGTCCGGTCGTGCAGTCGACCGCCTGGAGCAGCGAGAGGCCGTCGGCGGCGAAGCCGGTCTCCTCGCGCAGTTCTCGTTCGGCCGCGGCGGTGAACGACTCGCCGGCTTCGACGATTCCCGCCGGCAGTTCCGTCTGTGTCGACCGGATCGTCGGACGGTACTGCTCCACGAACAACAGTTGGTCGTCCGTCCGCGCCAGGACGACGACCGCCGTCGCCAGCTCCGCCCAGTAGTAGCGCTTGCGCGTCCCGTCCGGCTGCTCGACGAGGTCGTAGCCCGCCTGGACCCAGCCCGTCTCGTACTCCGTCTCACTCTCGATCACGGGCCAGTCCGGGTGCGGCTCCCCTCGGGGGTCGTGTCGCCGGCCGTCGTCGAACGCGGGTGTCGTCGCCGGGTCGTCGGTGTCGTCTGTCACGCTCCGTCGGTAGGTCGGGACGGGGCGTCGGGCTTTCGGTTCAGTCGGCCGACTCTGTCGCGGTCCCGAGGCCGATGTTGTCGTGGTCGAGATCCGCGACGCGGGGAAGTGTTCTGATTCGGCCGTTGGCCGCGAAGTACACCGCGAGCACCATGGTGGTGGCCGCTAACAGGTACAGTCCCGCGCCGGGACTGAACACGTCGCCGACGATCCCTCCAATCAGACTCCCGACTGGCAGCGTGACCATCGTGAGACTGGAGAACGCCGAACTGACACGGCCGAGGTACTCCTGTTCGACCGCCGACTGGAGGAGCGACCCGAGGAGTACGTTGAACGCGCCGATGGGGAGGAACGCGACGGCGAGCGCGAGAGGGGTGACGATTGGCCCCTTGAACACGACTGCCACAAGTACTCCGACGGCGGCCAGCCCGTACCCGAAGACGGCGAACAGCCCGTACGGCACGTCTTCGACGAGCCACGAGCCGGCGGAGCCGCCTAGGTTTCCGGCGACGAGCGACGCCATGAGGATCCCGTACATCCCTGCCCCACCGATTGTGTCTGCGAACGCTGGGAAGATCGCAGTGACGACACCCGCCCCGAAGTTGGCGACCATCCCACCGATGCCGATTGGGACGAACAGAGAGCCACGGAGGTAGCTCACGCCACCCTTCAGGTCCGACAGGTACTCGTCGGTGATGTCGCCCGGCTCCGGATCACTGTCCTCGCCGTCGTCCGTCTCTCCATCCGCGTGCGGGAGTTTCAGGCCGAGGAACATCAGGGTCGCAAAGGCGAACGTGATGGCGTCGAACACGAACAGTGCAGTCGTTCCGATTGCGACGATGAGGAACCCCGACGCGGCGTTGAACGCGATGTCGGCGGACCGCCCCGCGAGTTTGAACAGTGAGTTTGCTCGGACGAGCTGCTCGTCCGAGACGATCTGTGGGAGCAGAGCGCTCTGTGCGGGGTACTGGAACCGCGAGACGGTCGCCAGTGTCGGGATCACGGCCAGGAGAACCCAGACACTGAGCCTGTCGAGGAAGCTAGCGACCGGGATCGTCAGGACGAACACGCCCTGTATCACCTGTGTGAGGACCAGCGTCCGCCGTCGGTTCCACCGGTCGACGAGCGGGCCGACGAGAAATTCGATCATCTGTGGGCCGCGCATCAGGAACCCGGCGACACCGGTGAACAACGTCGAACCGGTGAGATCGTGGACCAACCACAGTGCTCCGATGAGATAGAGACTGTCTCCGAGGTTCGTTGCGACTCTCCCGAGGAAGAACCTCACGAAGGGGATGTTTTTGTACAGTTTCTCAGTCACTATTGGCCCGATAGAGAGAACACAGATATGTCTTTTGAACAAGAACAGCATTTAAAAATGAGATGTAGTCGAACACCAACGAGCGTCTACATACCCTCCCCGTCGCCGGCGTCGAGCCACGCGCACCGGTGGGAGAACTACCAGAAGCTGTTCGTCTGTCGAGCACGGACGACGAGGACGACTGAGACGCGCGGTCGAGACGCTCTAGTCGCCCTCGCCCGCCTGCACCACCTGCACTCGGTACCGCTGGCCGTCGAACTCCACGAACACGCTGTCGTCGACGGTGGCGTTCTGCGGGGCGAACGACCGGAACGACTCCATCTCGTCGAACGGGGAGTGGGTGAACGACTCCTTGATCCCGATCGATCCCTCGCGGTACGGCTTCGAGCGGCCGTCCGGAGCGTCGACGGCCGAGAAGAAGAACTGGAACCGTCTGCGCGTGAGATCGTCCGTCCCCTCGGCAGTGAGATTGTACGCCGGTCCCTCTGCCGCCGTCGGCTCGGCGGTCAGGTGGTACGGGTCGCCGCTGCCCAACAGCGACGGGAGAGCGCCCAGCGCCAACAACACGACCACGAGCGCGAGGAGGCCGTAGGCGAACTTCCGCGTGATCGGTCGCACGGTCGCCGTTCGAGCGGCGACGGTTAACCGATTACGACCCGTCGCCGGCCCCGCCGTCGTCTGGGTCCACCTCGTTGCCGTCGCCGTCCGCCGCGTCGCCGACGTCGCCCGTCTCCACGCCGTCGTCTGCTCCGTCATCCTCGTCGACGACCCCCCGGTAGAGCCGTCCGAACGCCTGTCGCCGGAGGGTGCCGACGGCGGCCTCCCGTTCGTCGGCGAACGTCGCCGCGACGACACTGTCGGCGAACCCCGGGGCGTGCCAGACGACCCGCGGGGCGTCGTCGTGCCCGACGAGGACGGTCTCGCGGCCGTCGTCGTCGGCCCACGCCTCGAACGTCTCCCGGTCGGCGACCTGCACCCGCAGCGACGAGGCGAAGACGGCGTCTCTGACCGTGCCGACCACGTCACTCGTCACGCGGCGCTCGTACTCCTCGCGGTCGAACGACATCGCCTTGGTCGCCTCGCGGGTCGCGGTCTTCGCCGTCGGCACGGCCTCGGCGTAGCGTTCGCGGGCCGCGGCGACGGTCGCCGGCGCGAGGTAGCCTTCCGTCTCGATATCGCCGTCTGCGTTCGTACCCGTGTCAGTCTCCATACCGTCGTATCGGGCCGCCGGGGTGTCGTGTGTTGCGGTCCTCAGACCAGTCCGGAGCCGACGGCGACGACCGGGACCAAGACGGCGACGTAGACGGCCGCGGAGACGGCCCAGTCGCGGCCGACCCGGCTGCGTCGGTCCGGACTCAGCCCGTCGGGGCGGGGTAACACGACGACCACGAAGAAGGCGACCATCACGACGAACAGGACGGCCCCCGCGGCCGCGGTCGCGGCCACGCCGTCGAGCACGGACTCGGCGACGTACAGCGTGTAGACGAACAGGGGGCCGGTGAGCAGCCCGGCGAGGTAGTGGACGACGGACGCCAGCCGCGCCGGCGCCCGGTCCGGGTGGCTCCGGGTCAACACCCCGGCCGCGACCGTCGGCGGGGTCTCACCCTCTGGCAGTCTGGCCATCACGCGATCCATCACGAGCGTGGCGAGGACGGCGGCGGCCAGCCCCAACGGGAACCGGACCGCCGGCGAGACGATCTCCATCGGTGTCACACCGAGGGGTAGAGCCGAGCGCCCGTCAACCGTTCGAAGCGCCGGCGATCACGTGGCCCGTCGGTAGCCGTCCGCGACGAAGGCGACGACGACGGCAGCCGCCGCGGTGAAGAACAGGTCGAGACCGAACGCCCGGTGGCCGACGCTCGCAACCACGACACCGAGCAACACCGCCGCCAACACTTCGAGGAAGCCGGGGCCGGGGGCCGTGTCGAACACGGTGGTCCGTCTCCTGCCGTCTCTCTCACTCTTCGGGTGTGTCTCGCCGGCTGCGAACGGCAGTCTCTGCCCGGCGACACACCTCCCGCACCGGGAGCCCGGTCGCGTCCGCGACCGCGAGCGCCTCGTCGTACTCCGCGCTCTCGTCGTACGGCACTCCGTCCCCGGTCGTCGCCACCTTCACCGCGACGGTGTGTTCCTCGCCGTCGACGGACAGCGTCGCCTCCTCGAACCGGCGGTCGGCGATCCAGCGGTGGGTCGCGCCGGCCTGTCGGACGCCGAGCGTGCCGGTCTCGTGCGCGAGCAGTTCGGCGAGCCGGCCGGCGTCGTCCGGGTCACACAACACCTTCACGAGGTGGCCGGGGCGGGACTTCTTGGCGGCCGTCGGCACCACCGTCACGTCGTACGCCCCGGCGGCCGGCAGCGTCTCCTGGAGGCTACCCAACACCTCCGGGGTGGCGTCGTCCAGGTTCGTCTCCAAGACGGCCACATCGTCGTAGTGGAGGCCGTGCGAGTGACCGTCGTCGTGGTCGTGTCTACGGTCGTCGTCGTGGTCGTGTCCACGGCCGTCGTCGTGGTCGTGTTCGTGACCGCTGGCCGCCTCGCCGTCGTCGGCCGTCGTCTCGCCGACCGTCGCCCGCAGAACGTTCGGTCGCTCGTCCAGGTCGTACGCGCCGGCGCCGTAGCCGCTCGTGTCGACGGCCATCGACGGGAGTGTGTCGACGCCGTCCGCGACGGCAGCGAGAATCGCGGCGCCGGTCGGCGTCAACAGCTCCCGCGCGACCGGTCCACCCTCCAGCCGCCAGTCGGCAACGGCGGCGATCTCCGTCACCGCCGGGGTCGGCACCGGGTAGGTGCCGTGGCTGAACGTCGCCTCCCCGCCGCCGGCCGCGACGGGTGTCGTCACGACCCGGTCGGGCGCCAGGTCTGCCAACAGGAGACACGCGCCGACCACGTCCGCGATCGCGTCGTCCGTCCCCACCTCGTGGAACGTCGTCTCCCCCAGATCCGTGCCGTGGACGGCCGCCTCTGCCTCGCCCAACAGCCGGAAGGCCCGCTCCGCGTCTGCTCGCGCCCGCTCCGGGAGCGTCATCCCGGCGAGCACGTCTAACACGTCGTCGTACGTCCGTTCCGGGCCGGCACCTTCCGCGTCGACGTGGCCGTCGTCGCCGTGGTCGTGGGTGTGCGCGTGATCGTCGTGGTCACCGTCGTGGGTGTCGTCGTGACCCGGTCCGTCGCTCCTCTCGTCCCGCGTCGACACCACCCGGGCGCGCGTCGCGGCGACGCCGCGTTCTTCGACGGACTCGAAGGCGTACTCGACGGGCAGTGCCTCGGTGACGGGAGCGAGCACGGCCGGATCCGCGCCGGCGGCGACGAGTGTGCCCAGGATCACGTCGCCGGCGGCGCCGGTCCGGCCGTCGAAGGCGAGTGTTCGCACGTCTCTCTGGAGACGGCGGGGGTACAAGTGTGACGCGACCGCCCGGTGTCCGGTCGCCGGTGGCTCACAGCCGGACGAGGCGAGAGCCGACCCCTTTGGCGTGGATAGTTGACGTTTCAAGTTCCCCCACCGACACTGTTCACTCGTGAGTGAGTACGATCTGACACAGGTGACGGCGGGGCTCTCGCGGCGAGACTGGGACGACAGTCACGACGGGACACTGCGATTCGCGCTCGTCGGACTGGGGTGGTGGACCCAGGAGTACGTCCAACCGGTGCTGTCGGAGTTGGACGCAGTGACGGTGACGGTGGCCGTCAGTGGGACGCCGGAGAAGCTGGCGACCGCCCGCGAGGAGTGGCCGGCCATCGAGGCGGCGGTCTCCTACGAGGCGTTCCAGGCGGGCGAGGCGACCGACCACTACGACGCGGTGTACGTCTGCACGCCGAACGCGACCCACTTGGAGCACGCCGAGGCGGCCGCCGACCACGGGAAGGCGGTCCTGTGTGAGAAGCCGATGGAGGCGACGACGGAACGGGCGGCCGCGATGGTGGACGCCTGCGAGACGGCGGGCGTCCCGTTGCTCGTCGGCTACCGGATGCAGACGGACCCGGCCGTCCGAACCGTTCGAGACGCGATCGCCGACGGGTTCCTCGGCGAACCCGTCCACGTCCAGGGCCACATGTCACAACGGATCGGCGACCTGTTCCCGGAGGGGAACTGGCGACTCGACCCGGAACTGGCCGGTGACGGCGCGTCCGTGACGGACCTGGGGATCTACCCACTCAACACGACACGGTTCCTGTTGGACGCGGAGCCGGTGTCTGTCCGTGCGACCGCGACGAGCGAGACGGAGCGGTTCGACGACGTGCCGGACGAGCACGCGACCTTCGAGGTGACGTTCGACGACGGGACGGTCGCCCACTGTGCGGCCTCACAGAACGCCGCCTTCACCGCCGGGTTGGAGATCGTCGGCACCCGCGGCTCCGTCCGGCTGGCCCCCGGCTTCTTCGACAACGAGACTCAGCGGCTCAGCCTCGTCCGCGACGGGGAACACCACGAGGTGACGTACGATCCGGTCGACCAGATGCGCGAGGAGTTCGCGTACGTCGCCCACCACCTCCTAGACGACGGCGACCCGGAGCCGACGGGCGAGCACGGGCTCGTCGACGTGGCGACCATCGAGGCGGTGTACGAGGCCGCCGAGACCGACGAGCGCGTCGACGTGGAGTGGTAGACGAACGGGGGGCGTCGACGTGGTGCGGTAGACGGACAGACAGACGGGGCGTGTCGCCGCCGCAGTCGATTACTCGTAGCGCAGTGCCTCGATGGGGTCCACCTTCGAGGCGCGCCAGGCGGGGTACAGTCCGGCGACGACGCCGGTCGTCACTCCCATCACCACGGAGAAGCCGATCCAGTTCCACGGCAGCGTGAACGCCACGTCGGCGTACTCGGCGGCGCCGAACCCCACGAGCAGCCCCAGTGGGACGCCGACGGCGGCGCCCAGGCCACCCAGTAACACTGCCTCCGTCAGGAACAACTGCATCGTGTCGCGGTTGGTCGCCCCGACGGCTTTCATGATACCGATCTCTTTGGTGCGTTCCGTGACGGACACGAGCGTGATGTTGGCGATCCCGATGGCGCCGACGACGAGCGCGATCACGGCGATCCCGGTGACGAACCGGGTGATCCGGTCGATCACGTCTTGGATCTCCTCGATCACGTCCCCGCTGGTCTGGACCGACACCTCGAACCCGGTCGGCAGCAGCCGGACGGCGTCGGAGGTCGGGACGTACGCGGCCACCCGGTCGCGGGCCGTCGTCGCCGCCGCCGGCTCCGTCACGACCGTCACCTGCGGGTAGGCCCTCTGGTCGACGCCCAGCGTCGGGCTCTCCGTCGTCGTCCGGTAGTACGGCTCCGTCGGGACGTAGTACCGGGACTGTGCGCTCCCGAAGGAGGTGAGGAAGCCGCCGCGGGTGCCGGAGACGATCCCGACGACGGTGAGGTTCGCCGGCTCGCCGGAGGTGAATCGGACCGTCACCTCGTCGCCGACGGTGAGGTTGCCCGGGAACGACGCGGCCGCCCGTTCGTTCAACACCACTTCCGCAGCCCCCCGTTGGAACCCACGCCCGGCGACGACCGACTCAGCCCGGAAGGTGTTGGGCGTCGTCGCCGTCACCTGGCGCTGGGCGACCGTTCGCCCGTCGTGTTCGACCGACGATACCTGGACGATCCCGCGGGGGATCACCGTCCGGACGCCCTCCAGTTCGGACAGTTCCCGCACGTCGCGCTCGGTGAACACGGGCTGTGCGAATCCGGCGCCGCCAGGGGGCCCCTCGTCGTCCGTCTCCGCCGGCAGGAGGTAGACGTTGTTGGCGTTCGTCCCCCCGATCTGACCGACGACGGACGCCTCGACGCTCGCGCCGAAGCTGGCGAACACGACGACGGAGGCGATCCCGATGACGATGCCGATCACCGTCAGTGTCGACCGGAGTCGGTGCGCTCGGATCGACCGGCCGGCGATTCGGAGCGTCTCTCTGGGGTCCATCAGGCGTCGCCTCCGGTGGCGTCGGCCTCCTCGGCTCCTCCCGTCACTTCGGTCGCTTCGAGTCGTTCGAGTTCCTCGATCTCGCCGTCGCGGAGGTGGACGATCTGTTCGGCGTGTTCGGCGATCCGGCGCGAGTGGCTCACGAGCAGGATGGAGTTGCCGCGGTCGTTGATCTCCGCCAGCAGCCG belongs to Halobaculum sp. MBLA0143 and includes:
- the larC gene encoding nickel pincer cofactor biosynthesis protein LarC; this encodes MRTLAFDGRTGAAGDVILGTLVAAGADPAVLAPVTEALPVEYAFESVEERGVAATRARVVSTRDERSDGPGHDDTHDGDHDDHAHTHDHGDDGHVDAEGAGPERTYDDVLDVLAGMTLPERARADAERAFRLLGEAEAAVHGTDLGETTFHEVGTDDAIADVVGACLLLADLAPDRVVTTPVAAGGGEATFSHGTYPVPTPAVTEIAAVADWRLEGGPVARELLTPTGAAILAAVADGVDTLPSMAVDTSGYGAGAYDLDERPNVLRATVGETTADDGEAASGHEHDHDDGRGHDHDDDRRHDHDDGHSHGLHYDDVAVLETNLDDATPEVLGSLQETLPAAGAYDVTVVPTAAKKSRPGHLVKVLCDPDDAGRLAELLAHETGTLGVRQAGATHRWIADRRFEEATLSVDGEEHTVAVKVATTGDGVPYDESAEYDEALAVADATGLPVREVCRRAETAVRSRRDTPEE
- a CDS encoding ABC transporter permease, coding for MDPRETLRIAGRSIRAHRLRSTLTVIGIVIGIASVVVFASFGASVEASVVGQIGGTNANNVYLLPAETDDEGPPGGAGFAQPVFTERDVRELSELEGVRTVIPRGIVQVSSVEHDGRTVAQRQVTATTPNTFRAESVVAGRGFQRGAAEVVLNERAAASFPGNLTVGDEVTVRFTSGEPANLTVVGIVSGTRGGFLTSFGSAQSRYYVPTEPYYRTTTESPTLGVDQRAYPQVTVVTEPAAATTARDRVAAYVPTSDAVRLLPTGFEVSVQTSGDVIEEIQDVIDRITRFVTGIAVIALVVGAIGIANITLVSVTERTKEIGIMKAVGATNRDTMQLFLTEAVLLGGLGAAVGVPLGLLVGFGAAEYADVAFTLPWNWIGFSVVMGVTTGVVAGLYPAWRASKVDPIEALRYE
- a CDS encoding MFS transporter, which gives rise to MTEKLYKNIPFVRFFLGRVATNLGDSLYLIGALWLVHDLTGSTLFTGVAGFLMRGPQMIEFLVGPLVDRWNRRRTLVLTQVIQGVFVLTIPVASFLDRLSVWVLLAVIPTLATVSRFQYPAQSALLPQIVSDEQLVRANSLFKLAGRSADIAFNAASGFLIVAIGTTALFVFDAITFAFATLMFLGLKLPHADGETDDGEDSDPEPGDITDEYLSDLKGGVSYLRGSLFVPIGIGGMVANFGAGVVTAIFPAFADTIGGAGMYGILMASLVAGNLGGSAGSWLVEDVPYGLFAVFGYGLAAVGVLVAVVFKGPIVTPLALAVAFLPIGAFNVLLGSLLQSAVEQEYLGRVSSAFSSLTMVTLPVGSLIGGIVGDVFSPGAGLYLLAATTMVLAVYFAANGRIRTLPRVADLDHDNIGLGTATESAD
- a CDS encoding rhodanese-like domain-containing protein, coding for MDGEIEPSELAECLDDGDDTDRRIVDIRNPRSFRRGHIPGAENVPLEALPDRVADLAGADHVVTVCPHGKASVRAARLIGSFEGSADATVESLAGGLEAWDGPLAEADTAASPDGTEDAPF
- a CDS encoding NUDIX hydrolase, whose amino-acid sequence is MTDDTDDPATTPAFDDGRRHDPRGEPHPDWPVIESETEYETGWVQAGYDLVEQPDGTRKRYYWAELATAVVVLARTDDQLLFVEQYRPTIRSTQTELPAGIVEAGESFTAAAERELREETGFAADGLSLLQAVDCTTGLLRHKRGFVFAEGLEPVGQELDDNEFLTPRSVPVSEAVAVAREQPANDATVEGVLLAADEGLL
- a CDS encoding DUF5809 family protein; amino-acid sequence: METDTGTNADGDIETEGYLAPATVAAARERYAEAVPTAKTATREATKAMSFDREEYERRVTSDVVGTVRDAVFASSLRVQVADRETFEAWADDDGRETVLVGHDDAPRVVWHAPGFADSVVAATFADEREAAVGTLRRQAFGRLYRGVVDEDDGADDGVETGDVGDAADGDGNEVDPDDGGAGDGS
- the gfo6 gene encoding D-xylose 1-dehydrogenase Gfo6 — translated: MSEYDLTQVTAGLSRRDWDDSHDGTLRFALVGLGWWTQEYVQPVLSELDAVTVTVAVSGTPEKLATAREEWPAIEAAVSYEAFQAGEATDHYDAVYVCTPNATHLEHAEAAADHGKAVLCEKPMEATTERAAAMVDACETAGVPLLVGYRMQTDPAVRTVRDAIADGFLGEPVHVQGHMSQRIGDLFPEGNWRLDPELAGDGASVTDLGIYPLNTTRFLLDAEPVSVRATATSETERFDDVPDEHATFEVTFDDGTVAHCAASQNAAFTAGLEIVGTRGSVRLAPGFFDNETQRLSLVRDGEHHEVTYDPVDQMREEFAYVAHHLLDDGDPEPTGEHGLVDVATIEAVYEAAETDERVDVEW
- a CDS encoding CARDB domain-containing protein, translated to MLRGLTALLVALLAVGAVAGVASPAPAPTAGETNATETTDGKAPTAGETNATETTDEETLTAGGTNATTVVADETPTTGAASGPTEATVVTAATATATRTADAVIEQRVTLSLTPATPGRIRVQYGYEFPSYLGEFRVRLSNRTTLQSATGFDRSNGQYVWDGTSDPTITVTYAANRTARETGSEASAADGDHGFLFTDRGPWALVQVPGYEAAWRYERGREPPELVQRVRTDGPGVAGTKVAFLGAHTVHERVAHGQRLRLVVPGAATLRPSPTAVLNATATASDALRVGDRDESVWLFAAPTSVDWAVRGLQTGPTDAWVQADTPVTTPDNVWIHEYVHTRQSFTPASETAWLTEGSADYYAAALSLRAGTVEFDAVADTLRRGRAPRVGDTVLTRPETWGQYGAYHVGALVAGELDRRLRADGDSLDTVLAAANAADDTFTPADLEATLSAAGDDDLVAAATRYTTTTERPTVWNRSVHAATFGGVAAFETATTTRVAGPYREGPLSSPVVTGETVVVDTRVQNTGDTAGDYRLVVSVDGVRTGTRTGRLRPGESTTVTVNRTFETAGDHTVVVGDERVTVSVRTPASPRVDELTVPSQVAVGDEIPVRVGVSNPMSYPAVGNVTVAVDGRATATRRVTLPPNGTATLSVAVAAPDGGDPTITAGNRTATVTVTTPTPTSSPTATRGTPRATRTPQRTPTAETTVPAGTATSSPSAGTTRSAAPVLGVAGTLLAVALAVVAVWRRRA